In Porphyrobacter sp. LM 6, one DNA window encodes the following:
- a CDS encoding DUF5935 domain-containing protein, with product MLDLAFLAFIGYVLVLGLRRPFLWVLLYVYIDILAPQRIGYAIITSIPLSLIAFAAAFGGWLAFDRKRGARLTARQGLLALLLVYCWWSTGHADFPVDAAVKWDWVWKALLFAIFLPLTLTTRVRIEALALALLLSVSTIVIGTGMKTVLGGGGYENLKFFVNDNSGIYESSTLATVAIGLIPLIWWFVRHGTLFRPHWMVTAFAAALTFACLLVPIGTEARTGLLCIAALGVLMLRYTKRRLLFIVGAGALGLAALPFLPQSYYERMATIAEPGGDESASTRVAVWEWTLDYVASKPFGGGFDAYRSNRFSYVMPVKQVDGNTTSVTYQEVVDEGRAFHSSIFEMLGEQGWPGLIIWLSLHALGLWQMERIQRRWRSREDEAERWIAPFAAALQMGALIYLVGALFQGIAYQPVMLMLVGLQIGLHSYCQRIDSARRALALSAPRSQPAPGKLGSAVTA from the coding sequence ATGCTTGATTTGGCGTTCCTTGCCTTCATCGGATACGTGCTGGTGCTCGGCCTCCGGCGCCCGTTCCTGTGGGTGCTGCTCTATGTCTATATCGACATCCTTGCGCCCCAGCGGATCGGCTATGCGATTATCACCTCGATCCCGCTGTCGCTGATCGCCTTTGCGGCGGCGTTCGGCGGGTGGCTGGCGTTCGATCGCAAGCGCGGCGCGCGGCTGACGGCGCGGCAGGGATTGCTCGCGCTGCTGCTGGTCTATTGCTGGTGGAGCACCGGCCATGCCGATTTCCCCGTCGATGCCGCGGTCAAGTGGGACTGGGTGTGGAAGGCGCTGCTGTTCGCGATCTTCCTGCCGTTGACCCTCACCACCCGCGTGCGGATCGAGGCGCTGGCGCTGGCGCTGCTGCTGTCGGTTTCGACCATCGTGATCGGCACGGGGATGAAGACCGTGCTGGGCGGCGGCGGGTATGAAAATCTCAAGTTCTTCGTCAACGACAACAGCGGCATTTACGAAAGCTCGACCCTTGCGACGGTGGCGATCGGGCTGATCCCGCTGATCTGGTGGTTCGTCCGCCACGGCACGCTCTTCCGCCCGCACTGGATGGTGACAGCCTTCGCCGCCGCGCTGACTTTCGCCTGTCTGCTGGTGCCGATCGGTACCGAGGCGCGAACTGGCCTCCTCTGCATTGCCGCACTGGGCGTGCTGATGCTGCGCTACACCAAGCGGCGCCTGTTGTTCATCGTCGGCGCAGGGGCGCTCGGCCTCGCCGCGCTGCCGTTCCTGCCGCAGAGCTATTACGAACGCATGGCGACGATTGCCGAGCCGGGCGGCGATGAAAGCGCATCGACCCGTGTGGCGGTTTGGGAATGGACGCTCGATTACGTCGCGAGCAAGCCATTTGGCGGCGGGTTCGATGCCTACCGCTCGAACCGCTTCTCCTATGTCATGCCGGTCAAGCAGGTGGACGGAAACACCACCAGCGTGACCTATCAGGAAGTGGTCGATGAAGGCCGCGCGTTCCACTCCTCGATCTTCGAGATGCTCGGCGAACAGGGCTGGCCGGGTCTGATCATCTGGCTTTCGCTGCACGCGCTCGGCCTGTGGCAGATGGAGCGCATCCAGCGCCGATGGCGCTCCCGCGAGGACGAGGCCGAACGCTGGATCGCGCCGTTTGCGGCCGCATTACAGATGGGGGCGCTGATCTATCTTGTCGGGGCGCTATTCCAGGGGATCGCCTATCAGCCGGTGATGCTGATGCTGGTGGGCCTGCAGATCGGGCTCCATTCCTACTGCCAGCGGATCGATTCGGCCCGCCGTGCGCTCGCGCTCAGCGCCCCGCGCAGCCAGCCAGCCCCCGGCAAGCTCGGCAGTGCCGTAACGGCATAG
- a CDS encoding TIGR04063 family PEP-CTERM/XrtA system glycosyltransferase → MTRVLHVLDHSLPLHSGYTFRTRAIMRAQGALGLEVRGITGQRHNLEAADNGAAEVVDGLAFHRTLGHPSGPPAMRELGEIAALTRAIRKLAKEWRPDVIHAHSPALCGAAAVRAARALGVPFVYEIRAFWEDAAVGNLTGTEDSVKYRLTRALETRVARQADALFTICEGLKTDLAARGIAPGRIGVMPNGVDLGLFGAPPPRDAALASELGIANGAPVIGYIGSFYAYEGVDDLIAAMPLLRQSHPDARLLLVGAGPMETAWRHAAAALPDPDAVIFTGRVPHTEVERYYSLVDVLAYPRKAQRLTDLVTPLKPLEAMAQQRLVAASSVGGHRELISDGDTGTLFAPDDPAACAAALARLLDDRDSWDAMRARAAAHVRARHDWARNARDYLSVYHLLLARQPSKSTPDTAAITSTAG, encoded by the coding sequence ATGACCCGGGTGCTGCACGTTCTCGACCATTCGCTCCCGCTGCACAGCGGCTACACCTTCCGCACCCGCGCGATCATGCGCGCGCAAGGGGCGCTGGGGCTGGAGGTGCGCGGAATCACCGGCCAGCGGCACAATCTTGAAGCCGCAGACAACGGCGCGGCGGAAGTGGTCGATGGTCTTGCCTTCCATCGCACGCTCGGACATCCGTCCGGCCCGCCCGCTATGCGCGAACTGGGCGAAATCGCCGCGCTGACCCGTGCCATTCGCAAACTGGCCAAGGAATGGCGACCCGATGTCATCCACGCCCATTCGCCGGCCCTGTGCGGCGCTGCGGCGGTCCGCGCGGCGCGCGCGCTGGGGGTGCCGTTCGTCTACGAGATCCGCGCCTTCTGGGAAGATGCGGCAGTCGGCAACCTGACCGGCACCGAAGACAGCGTGAAATATCGCCTGACCCGCGCGCTCGAAACCCGCGTGGCGCGGCAGGCCGATGCCCTCTTCACCATCTGCGAGGGGCTCAAGACCGATCTGGCGGCGCGCGGCATTGCGCCGGGCCGGATCGGGGTGATGCCCAACGGCGTCGATCTCGGCCTGTTCGGCGCGCCGCCGCCGCGCGATGCGGCGCTGGCAAGCGAACTCGGGATCGCGAACGGGGCACCGGTGATCGGCTATATCGGCAGCTTCTATGCCTATGAGGGCGTCGATGATCTGATCGCGGCGATGCCGCTGCTCCGGCAATCGCACCCCGACGCGCGGTTGCTGCTGGTCGGCGCGGGGCCGATGGAGACGGCATGGCGTCACGCCGCCGCTGCGCTGCCCGATCCCGATGCCGTGATTTTCACCGGCCGCGTGCCGCACACCGAGGTCGAGCGTTACTATTCGCTGGTCGATGTGCTCGCCTATCCGCGCAAGGCACAGCGGCTCACCGATCTGGTCACGCCATTGAAGCCGCTCGAGGCGATGGCGCAGCAGCGGTTGGTCGCTGCCTCCAGCGTCGGCGGGCACCGTGAGCTGATCAGCGACGGCGATACCGGCACGCTGTTTGCCCCCGATGATCCTGCCGCCTGCGCTGCGGCGCTCGCCCGGCTGCTCGATGACCGCGACAGCTGGGACGCGATGCGCGCCCGCGCCGCCGCCCATGTCCGCGCCCGCCACGACTGGGCCAGAAACGCGCGTGATTATCTGTCTGTTTACCACCTCTTGCTAGCCCGTCAGCCAAGCAAGAGTACGCCGGACACGGCGGCGATCACCTCAACAGCGGGATAG